The following DNA comes from Reinekea thalattae.
TCATGTGCAGGCCGGGAAAATCCAATACCGCGCGCATGTACTTGAAGGTTTGGAGTCTGCAATGACCGGTTTAAATCTATTTTTAACCGGCGGCAATAAAGGCAAGTTGTTAGTTAAGTTATAAGTTTAAGAGCGTTATAAGTTAGAGAGCGTTATTAGTAAGACGCCGAAGTTTAAATCGAAAGCATTAAAAAGGCCTCATAGTGAGGCCTTTTTTTTATCTCACGAATCAATTAATTCATAAGCTGTTTTAGTTAATCCGCAAACCACTGTTCTGATCGAATAAATGAATGTTTTTTCCTTTAAAGAAGATCTTTAATTCAGTATTTTCAGTGGGCTCAAAGTTTTTAATATTGAGCGTGAACTTTTCATTGGCAACGATGCCATGCAGTAATTGGCTAGTGCCGAGTTCTTCTGAAAGTAGAGCAGAAAATTCTAAATCTATTTCGTTTTTAGTATTTTGTTGAGCCAGTCCTATATTTTCGGGGCGGATACCTAAAACTAATGACTGTCCGGGTTTGAGCAAAGCTTTAAAATCATCTTTTAAGTTAATTGTTTGACCATCAGCAAGTATTAGTTGCTTATCATCATTGACGGCAACCGGTAAAAGATTCATCGATGGCGCACCTAAGAATGTCGCTACAAATATATTTTTTGGGCGATGGTAAACTTCTTTCGGTGTACCGATTTGTTGGATTTCACCTTTGTTTAATACCACCAAACGATCAGCCAGAGTCATCGCTTCTACCTGATCGTGCGTGACAAACACCGATGTTGTACCTAAGTTACGTTGCAGCTGTTTTATCTCTAAGCGCATTTCGGCGCGTAAGCGAGCGTCTAGATTAGACAGCGGTTCGTCGAACAAAAACAGTTTTGGGTTGCGCACCATTGCTCGGCCCATCGCAACACGCTGACGTTGACCACCAGAAAGCTGACTCGGTTTTCGATCAAGATAGTCACTCAGCTGCAACATCTTGGCAGCGTTGGTCACTTTGCTGTCGATATCTTCGGCGCTATAACCACGGTTTTTTAAACCATAGGCCATGTTTTTATAGACACTCATGTGTGGATACAGAGCATAATTTTGGAATACCATGGCGATGTCGCGCTTGGCAGGAACCAAGTCATCGACACGACTGTCAGCAATATGAATTTCCCCTGCACTGAGTTCTTCTAGGCCAGCAATACTACGTAAAATGGTCGATTTACCACAGCCAGAAGGGCCGACCAAAACGAGAAATTCACCCGGTTCTATTTCCAGTGACAACCCCTTAACTGCTTGATGGCCGTTAGGGTAAGTTTTTTCAATGTTATTCAATTTTAAAGCACCCATTTTTTAGGCCTCCAAATAATAATTTTTTGTTAGAAAGTTGATTTGTATAAACGCCGTACTATTTTTCGCTTTCAACCAAGCCTTGAATAAACCAGCGCTGGAAAATAATCACAACAGCGACAGGTGGCACGAGTGATAAAACCACCAATGCAAAGGCGACGTTGAAATCCGGTACACGGCTTTCACGTATAACGCTTAAAATATTTTTAATACCCATAATGATGGTGTAGTAGGATTCTTCTGTGGTCATCATGATGGGCCATAAATACTGGTTCCAACCGACCACGAACATGATGATAAACATGGCCGCAATCATGGTTCTTGATAGCGGTACTAAAATGTCGAAAAAGAATCGAAACGGTCCAGCATTATCCAATTGGGCAGCTTCGAGAAGTTCATTGGGGATGGTTTTATAGAACTGCTGAAAATAAAAAGTCGCGGTCGCCGAAGCGATTAACGGTACAATTAGGCCAGTATAACTATTGAGTAGACCTAACTGACTGACCACATCGTAAGACGGTACAATGCGAACTTCCAATGGCAATAATAACGTACTAAAAATAATCCAAAATAAAAAACCGGCAAATGGAATGCGGAAATAAACTAAGGCGTAAGCAGCCATCATTGAAATTAAAATTTTACCAATGGCAAAGCCTAAACCCATGATAGTGGAATTTAATAGCATGCGATAACCGGTCGCCGTATCAGTAAAACCAGTTGCTTTAGTTAAAGCTGTTTTATAGGCAGCAAAGCCTTCACTGCCAGGTAAAAACTGCAGGCCTTCTTGTAAGATAGTTTGCGTGCTGTGCGTTGAGCTAGCAATTAACAGCCAAACAGGAGTTAATAAAAATAAAATTCCCACCCAAAGAATGGTGTGATCTAACCAATGTGAACGATTCATAAATAACCTACCTATAAAACCTAGTAATGAACTTTGCGTTCAATAAAGCGAAATTGGAAAAAGGTCAGTGATAACACCAGCGCCATCAAAACAACCGACTGTGCAGAACTTAAGCCTAAGTCTGCACCGAGGAAGCCATCTTGATAAACCTTATAAACCAGTGTGGTG
Coding sequences within:
- a CDS encoding ABC transporter ATP-binding protein, with the protein product MGALKLNNIEKTYPNGHQAVKGLSLEIEPGEFLVLVGPSGCGKSTILRSIAGLEELSAGEIHIADSRVDDLVPAKRDIAMVFQNYALYPHMSVYKNMAYGLKNRGYSAEDIDSKVTNAAKMLQLSDYLDRKPSQLSGGQRQRVAMGRAMVRNPKLFLFDEPLSNLDARLRAEMRLEIKQLQRNLGTTSVFVTHDQVEAMTLADRLVVLNKGEIQQIGTPKEVYHRPKNIFVATFLGAPSMNLLPVAVNDDKQLILADGQTINLKDDFKALLKPGQSLVLGIRPENIGLAQQNTKNEIDLEFSALLSEELGTSQLLHGIVANEKFTLNIKNFEPTENTELKIFFKGKNIHLFDQNSGLRIN
- a CDS encoding ABC transporter permease subunit, with protein sequence MNRSHWLDHTILWVGILFLLTPVWLLIASSTHSTQTILQEGLQFLPGSEGFAAYKTALTKATGFTDTATGYRMLLNSTIMGLGFAIGKILISMMAAYALVYFRIPFAGFLFWIIFSTLLLPLEVRIVPSYDVVSQLGLLNSYTGLIVPLIASATATFYFQQFYKTIPNELLEAAQLDNAGPFRFFFDILVPLSRTMIAAMFIIMFVVGWNQYLWPIMMTTEESYYTIIMGIKNILSVIRESRVPDFNVAFALVVLSLVPPVAVVIIFQRWFIQGLVESEK